Genomic window (Chloroflexota bacterium):
CGCTGCTGCGCCAGATCGAGTTCCTGACCTCCGACCAGGAGGAGGGCTATGTGCCGATCTTCTGGGATATGCAGGGATGCGAGACGGAAGCCGATCTGGCCCGGGAGCTGTACTACGCCTTTGAGGACGCCAGCGAACGGTTGCAGGCTCTGGGCTTGGACGTGGCCCCCTTGCAAGGGACAGAGGTCGCCGAGCTGCTGCGCGCGGCGCGGCGGGCGGCACAGGAGAAGGGACTCAAAGCTCTGGTGCTGATCGACGAGGCGGAGGCGCTGATCAACGTGGGCCGTCACGACCCCCAGGGGCTGCAACGGCTACGCAAAGCCCTCCAGGCCGGCCAGGGGCTGCGCGTGATCATGACCAGCACCAAGGCGCTGACCAAGCTGAACGACCTGTGCCGTGATTGGGATACCTCGCCGTTCCTGTTCGGGTTCGGGCTGCGCAACCTGTGGGAGCTGGACGCCCTCTCGGCCGAGCGGCTGATCCGCCAGGCCCAAAGTGACACCCCCGTGAAGGCCAGCGACAAGGTCGTGGACGCCATCTGCGAGTACACCAATCGGCACCCATACCTGATACAGGTCCTATGTCAGCGGCTGTGGCAGGACGATAATACACTGCGAGAGCCCACGGAGTCCGACCTGGCAGTGGACGAGATGCTGGCCGGCTTCTGCATGATCGACTTCCGCCACCTGGCCCCCACAGAGCGGCGGATCCTCCTCACCGTGTCCGAACACGGGCAGATGAGCGAGGAGGAGCTGACCTCCATCATCGATCAGCCGAAGCGGTTCGTGCGCAACTTCGTCTACAGCCTGGTCCGGTTGGGGTATCTGCGCAGGGTAGGGGATCAGCTCGCGGTGGGCAACCGGTTCCTGAGCCAGTGGCTGCACGACCATCACGACCAGCTCATCCACGAGACCACCAGCGAGATCTCCGATCGCAGCACGCAAGAGCTGGCCGCACGCGGGCGCAAAGAGGAGCTCTCCTACCTGCAGGACCAGTTGCGCATCCACCAGGCCAACCTGCAGGAACTGGAGCGCCAGCGCGGGCACTTCGGCGTGCGCGTGCCGCTTGACCTCGTCAATGAGATCAACTACACGCGCCAGGAGATCGAGCGGCTGCGCCGAGAGATCGAGCCTCTGCTGGAGGAGGATGCCCCCGAAGACTCCGTGTAAGGCGAGTACCCTTGCAAGGAGAATAGCTTCCATGCCCATCCCGCTGGTCGATCTGAAAGCCCAATACGCGACCATACAGGAGGAGATCGACGCCGCCATCCGGCGCGTGATCGACAAGACGGCCTTCATCATGGGGCCGGAGGTCCGGAACTTCGAGGAGGCATTTGCGGCCTACTGCGAGGCGAAACACGCCATAGGCGTGGGCTCCGGTACGGCCGCCCTGTTTCTGGCGTTGCAAGCCTGCGGCATCGGCCCCGGAGACGAGGTGATCACCACCCCCTTCACCTTCATGGCCACGGCCGAGGCCATCTCCCAGGTCGGCGCCCGCCCGGTGTTCGTGGACATCGACCGGGACACGTACAACATCGACCCGGAGCAGATCGAGGCCGCCATCACGCCGCGCACGAAGGCGATCATGCCCGTGCACCTCTACGGGCAGCCGGCCGAGATGGACGAGATTAACGCCATCGCCAAGGCGCACGGCCTGTGGGTGATCGAGGATGCCGCCCAGGCCCATGGCGCCCGCTACAAGGGACGCCGCGTCGGCAGCCTGGGGGATATCGCCTGCTTCAGCTTCTACCCCAGCAAGAACCTGGGGGCCTACGGCGACGGTGGCGCCGTAGTGACCAACCACGACGACCTGGCTGCCCGGGTGCGCCTGCTACGGGACCATGGGCGATCCAGCAAGTACGTGCATCAGGAGCTGGGATGGGGACTGCGCCTGGACGCGCTGCAGGCCGCCATCCTGGGCGCCAAACTGCCCCATTTGGACGAGTGGAACGCGGCCCGCCGGGAGCGAGCGCAACGCTATGCGGAGTGGCTGGCCGACACGGAGATCGTCACACCCACGGCGGCGCCGCACGTGGAACACGTGTATCACTGCTATGTCATACGCACGCCACGCCGAGACGAGGTACACGACGCCTTGCGGGCCCGGGGCATCGGCGTCGGCATCCATTATCCGATCCCGCTACACCGACAGCCCGCCTACGAAAGCCTGGGATATGCGAAGGGGGCCTTCCCCATCAGCGAGCGATACAGCGAAGAAGTGCTCTCCCTCCCCATGTACGCGGAATTGACCGAAGCCCAGCAGCAAGAGATCGTCTCGGCGATCCGAGAGATCGTGGGATAAGCCGGCCACGGGGCAAGGGCGACCGGCCGGCCGCCGCATCCATCGCTTTGCCGCGCTTATGCGCCGATGCTATAATGGGGCCTGCCTTCCACCCCGCAAGTGGGAGGCAGGCCTTATTCATTGTTGGAGGGAACGTGCCGCAAGCCGTCCGAACTTCCATGGCCGTGGAGATGGCTCAACCCACCTCCCCCTACATCTCGGTTTTGATCCCCGCCCGTGACGAGGCGGCCACGATCGCCCAGGTGGTGGAGAAGGTAGATCGCGCCCTGCGGGATATGGGAACGCCGGGTGAGCTGATCGTGATCGATGACGGATCGACGGATGGCACAGGGGAGCAGCTACAGGAGCTACAAGAACGCTACCCCTTCCTGCACGTGATCCGGCACCGTCGCAACCTGGGGCTCACAGCGGCGCTGCGCGCCGGGTTCGAGGCCGCCCGGGGGGAGATCGTGGTCTTCCTACCCGCCGACCTGGAGTCCGACCCGGAGACGGATATCCCGCTCCTGGTGGGCAAGCTGAACGAGGGCTACGATGTCGTGGCCGGATGGCGCCAGGGGCGGCGCGATCGCAAGGTCGTAGCATCGACCATCTACAACTGGACGTGTCGCTGGCTGTTCGGGGTCCAGGCCCACGACATGAACTGGATCAAGGCGTTCCGGCGCGAAGTGATCGAGGAGCTTCCCCCTTTGCGCTCCGACTGGCATCGCTTTCTCCTGATGATCGCCGCCCATCAGGGGTTCCGAGTGGGCGAGGTGCAGACGCCGTATCACCCCCGGCAGGCGGGACGGTCCAAGTTCGGGATCGGTCGCATCCCCATCTCCCTGCTGGACGTCCTCGTGGTGTGGTTTCTGCTTACCTTCTCCCGGGCACCTATGCGCTTCTTCGGCGGGCTGGGGCTGGCGGCGCTCGCGGCCAGCGGGCTCACGTTCCTCTACCTGGCCTACCTCTGGTTCGCCTTCACGATGCAGAAGCGCCCCATCTTCTGGGCGGCGGGCGGTCTGGCCATCGCCGGGTTGCTGCTCATCCTCGTCGGCTTCGTGGCCGAGCTCATCGTGAGCCAGGAGGAGCGTATCCTGCATCTGGAGGCGATGCTGAAACGACAGCAGCGCTCAGACCCATGAGCGCTCGCTTCGACTTACCCTGCCTATGACCTACACCTGTTTCCCCTTTGACAACGATCCCTTTCCCCTAAGCGCCCCTGGCGGCATCCCCGTTGGGACCCGATGCCAGGCGACGCAAGCTCTACGCCTCTCGCCCTCAGATTCCGTATCCCAGGGAGGGACGGATGCGTGAGCGGGGGAAGCGGATCGCACAGCTTCTGGCGCTGCTCCTGGGGCTGGGATTCATCGCCGCGCTGCTGCGCGCCCAGTGGTCGGAGCTGCGCAGTTACACCTGGCACCTGTCCCCGGGCTGGTTCCTGCTGGGATTTCTGCCGCTGGCGGTGAGCTGGGCGCTGGAGATCGCGCTGTGGCGCGTCTGCCTGAAGAGCCTGGGCGGCCACTTGAGCTATCGACGGGCCAGCCTGATCTGGCTGCTCTCGAACTTCATTCGATATATCCCGGGCAACGTCTGGCAGCTCATCGGCATCGCCTCCCTGGCCGCCGAGGAGGATGTCCCCGCCGAGGCGACGCTGACCAGCCTGGCGGTGCACCAAGCGCTATCGGCCACCTCGGTGGTCACGCTGGCGGCGGCCTACCTGGCCTGGAGCGGCCACGCCGAGGCGATGAGGATCACCCTGGCGGCGATCGTGCTGCTCGTCATCGTGTTCGTCGGGCTCCGGCCGCGCTGGATGGAGTGGGGACTGAACCGGGCGCTCCGCGTGCTGCACCGTCCCCCCCTCCGGATCACGCTCACCCGCAAGCAGATGGCCGCCTTGATCGTCGGCTACTGGATCGCCTGGATCCTGGCGGGGTTGGGGTTCGCCGCGGTCGTGCGGGCGCTGACGCCCATGGCCTGGGCGTTGACGCCCCATCTCATCGCCGCGTTCATGATTTCCTACTTCATCGGATACATCAGCCTGATCACGCCCGGCGGCCTGGGCGTGCGGGAGGGGGCCGTGGTGTGGCTGCTCAACGCCTGGTTCCCGGCCCCGCTGCCCACGATCGCCTCGATCCTGGGACGGGTGTGGCTCACGCTAGGCGAGGTGGGGAGCGCGGGGATCGCCCTGATCCTGTGGCGAGGACGCCGCCCGCTGCGGGATGTCATACGCTCGCCCGCAGCGCCGGAGGGAAGCGCTGATGGCTGAACGCCTCCGCCGTGTCCCCTGGCCCACGGTCCTGGTGTGGGCGCTCGTGCTGGCCTACACCGTGGGGTT
Coding sequences:
- a CDS encoding DegT/DnrJ/EryC1/StrS family aminotransferase, coding for MPIPLVDLKAQYATIQEEIDAAIRRVIDKTAFIMGPEVRNFEEAFAAYCEAKHAIGVGSGTAALFLALQACGIGPGDEVITTPFTFMATAEAISQVGARPVFVDIDRDTYNIDPEQIEAAITPRTKAIMPVHLYGQPAEMDEINAIAKAHGLWVIEDAAQAHGARYKGRRVGSLGDIACFSFYPSKNLGAYGDGGAVVTNHDDLAARVRLLRDHGRSSKYVHQELGWGLRLDALQAAILGAKLPHLDEWNAARRERAQRYAEWLADTEIVTPTAAPHVEHVYHCYVIRTPRRDEVHDALRARGIGVGIHYPIPLHRQPAYESLGYAKGAFPISERYSEEVLSLPMYAELTEAQQQEIVSAIREIVG
- a CDS encoding glycosyltransferase family 2 protein — its product is MPQAVRTSMAVEMAQPTSPYISVLIPARDEAATIAQVVEKVDRALRDMGTPGELIVIDDGSTDGTGEQLQELQERYPFLHVIRHRRNLGLTAALRAGFEAARGEIVVFLPADLESDPETDIPLLVGKLNEGYDVVAGWRQGRRDRKVVASTIYNWTCRWLFGVQAHDMNWIKAFRREVIEELPPLRSDWHRFLLMIAAHQGFRVGEVQTPYHPRQAGRSKFGIGRIPISLLDVLVVWFLLTFSRAPMRFFGGLGLAALAASGLTFLYLAYLWFAFTMQKRPIFWAAGGLAIAGLLLILVGFVAELIVSQEERILHLEAMLKRQQRSDP
- a CDS encoding flippase-like domain-containing protein, encoding MRERGKRIAQLLALLLGLGFIAALLRAQWSELRSYTWHLSPGWFLLGFLPLAVSWALEIALWRVCLKSLGGHLSYRRASLIWLLSNFIRYIPGNVWQLIGIASLAAEEDVPAEATLTSLAVHQALSATSVVTLAAAYLAWSGHAEAMRITLAAIVLLVIVFVGLRPRWMEWGLNRALRVLHRPPLRITLTRKQMAALIVGYWIAWILAGLGFAAVVRALTPMAWALTPHLIAAFMISYFIGYISLITPGGLGVREGAVVWLLNAWFPAPLPTIASILGRVWLTLGEVGSAGIALILWRGRRPLRDVIRSPAAPEGSADG